The genomic interval CGTCGCCGGCAACTCGGTCACCGCCGAGGTCAGAAACCTGACGATCGAAAGCCAGGTGAATACGGCCACGGCAAAGGCGGATCAGCTCAATGCGTCTGGCCAGATCGGCTTTGGAAACACTGGCGTCTCCGGCTCCACGCAGAAGGCCAAAGGCGATGCGGCGGTCGTTACCGAGCAATCCGGCATCCACGCCGGAACGGGTGGCATCGATCTTAACATTGAGCAGCACACTTCCCTTGTCGGTGGAGTAATTACCAGCGAGGCTGGCTCCGGACGCAACAACCTCTCTACTGGCACTCTTGACGCCACCGACATCGATACGCATTCAAGCTGGAAAGCCGAAACCTATGGCGGCTCGATTGGTACTGGCGGCCTCTCCATCGCACCGCCGGTCAAGGCTGGCGAGAGCGAGACCGGCAAGGCCTATTCGGCGATCGGCGGCAACATCCCGATCACCATTACCGATCAGGACAACCAGAAGCAGGACATTGGCACGATCCGGCGCGATACCGCCAATACCAACACCTCACTACCCGGTTTGCCAGATCTCGAACACATTCTGCGTCAGCAATACAAAACGCAGGCCGATCTCCAGGAAGCGCAGAAGACAATGGCTGGTTTGGCCGGCGATATTGCTTCCAGTTTCTACAACAACGCGACGACTCAGGCCGAACGTGATCTTTGGGATGAAGGTGGTGCAGGTCGAGCCCTACTTCACGCCATCGGAGGCGGTATCCTTGGCGGCGTCAATGGATGGGAAGGGGCGCTCAGGGGTGCGCTTGGCGGTACCGCATCGGCGCTCATGGCGCCAGCCATTGCGGACCTAGTCAAGGGCATGCTCAAGGACAGCAGTATGTCCGATCAGGACAAGCAGATACTTGCCACGTTGATCGGCGCAAGTTTGAGCGCCGGGGTCGGCGCGGCAGTGGGCGGCGGAGAAGGCGCGGCATACGGAGCTGCGGAATATCAGTACAATTATCTATATCACAATGAACAACTGGCCCGGGAAAAAGCGAAGGAGCAGCTTGCAAAATGCGAGGCGGCAAACACCTGTACAGACACCCAAATCGCAGCGCTGCAGGAGCAGATTGGATATTGGGATCAGCTTGATACGCACCGCGATACGGTTCTTGCGGATTCCTGTAATGCTAACCGGACAAGTCCGGCCTGCGTTGCCACCATCACCGATGCGCTGAAAGCTGTCGAGTATCTGCGTGACCCTGCCAACCCCATGGACCCTTCATCCATGGTTCCGGGCGGCTATGCCGACATGGAAAGGCGGCTGGTCAATGGAGGCTTCGGTGGCTTGTCGAGTCAGGATCTCGCCGCAGCCGTCTACGCCGAACGTCTTCAGACCATCGAGTTGCTGGCGCAATATCCGGATTCCGTCCAGGCGGCTCTCAAGGGTTTTGTTAATCAGTCAATTGTCAACGCAGCCATCGCTGTTCTCACATTTGGCATTGCTGAAAAGCTTGGAGCTACGGGGCCGAAGGGCAACGCTGGTCAAATCTCTGGTGAGGCTACAAATAACCAAAACGGCACGACATCAGGTACATCCGCTGCAAGCAACGCAAATGCCCAGGCTGCGCTGAAGGCTAAATTGTCAGGCTTGCAGAAAGCACAACAGTCAGCTGTCGTCACAAAAACGCTGCCTGATGGTAGAGTTCGTTACTATACGCAGGAAGTTCAAGCGCGAACTGACGGCCCCACGCGCGGTGCATCGTTTGTCACGGAGTATAATCCCTCCACAGGCTCAACAAGGCAGTGGATGGAAAGCTACGATCATTCAGGGAAAGTCATTCGAGTTCATCCCAAGAGCATTGATGGGAGACCGGTAAACGCACAACATTATCCTCCAACGGGGGCAGAACTGGAAGGATGGAAATGACACTGGCACCTGGCGAATTAGCTGTAATGTTTGAGAGGGAACTGCTTGGTGGTTTCAATCCGACGAGAGTTTCGAGACTAGCAACCCGCATTTATCAGCAACATGGCTTGGAACTTACACCGAAAATGGACGGCATAATCCTCACATTAATGGCAATGGAGGAGGGGCCAGAGTTTGAACTAAGTGAAACCGAATTTTTAAGCCTAATCAAAGAGGTTAAATCATTGTAGTAAAAACCATCGGAGATTTCGTCCCATTTCAACCAACACGGAAACACTTGGGCCGAGGAGCAGGAAGTCGACCTCCGTGCAGTCGGCTCGTGCCAGCGTGATTAATTACGACGGCACGCGAAAACGGTGTGGAATCATTTCTAGAAACCCAATCGGAAAACTGAGCGAATGAAATCGATCGGTAGCGCAGTTGAAGAACGGTGTAAAACGGAGCTTCAGGAAGGGGCTCGTTATCTTCTGGAAGACGGAGGCGATCCCGGAGTGCTGGATTTGCTTCGTCGAGAAATCGGAGCCGTTAAAAGCGCTTATTATTTGAGTGGTTACGAGCTTCAAGACTATCGCACCTGTAATTTGCAGGTGAACGGCATGACTGTTTGCCATATAGAAATTTCTGGAAAACAGATCGACGTCTTTGATAAGATAAGTATTTCTGAATACAAAATGGGTCTGAAAAGCAATGCCAAATTAAATTGCAAGTCGCGCTAAATATGGCTGCATCCCGATGAGTTTTTGTCAGTTAAATTATCTAATAGCATACGGAACAGCATTAAAATTTCCTTGGTAGTCCGCCATATTCAGTTGAAAAATGGTGAAGTAATATGCGAGCTAACTTTTTTCGACTCGAAGCGAGGCGGTTGTTGGAAATGGAACGTCTGATACTAGCAGAATTTCCACCTAGCATGAGATGCTATTACGAAATGACCGCGCTGGAACCACCGTTCGGCTTTTGAGGCGAAAGTGGCGTTTGCCCCACCAATGTTGTGCGTATTTAGGTAGGATACCGCGAGATGGCAGACAATCTGCGAGATATATCAGTTTGGTGCCAGAAATTCGTTCCGGCGCACGACTTGCCGAAAGGTTGGGAGCTCGCCCGGAGGCGCGACTGGGACAAACAGGAGAGGGCGCAGTCGACGCGTCGGAAGGTTTTGCCTGGGGCGTTTGTACTGGGGCAGTTGCAGCGGGAGGATCCATGTAGTGATCGTGCCCGTGTAACGTTAACCGCTCGGTTCAGATCAGAGCCGGTTGCCCCCAGGATCGAATGTGCATCGTCGAAGACGGCAGGCATTTGCTTGGTGGCTACCAAAAATCGGAGTTTCAAAGAACTTTGCAATGGCCCATACAGGATACCGTCCAGAAACGGAGCAGACATGAAGACCAGCCTTGAACATTTGCCAGAACGAAAGCAACGCGAGCTCGCGCGCGTCGTCGGAATTATTCAGGAAGAGTTTGCTGATCTGGTGGAGCGCTCGAAGTCGGACGCCAAGAAGGATGGACGGATTTTCAAAATCATTCTGTTCGGTTCTTACGCGCGCGGCACCTGGGTGGATGAACCGCATACGTCGAAAGGCTATCGCTCGGATTTCGATATCCTCGTCATCGTCAGCAACAAGGAACTTGCCGATCCCAAATACTGGGACAAGACAACAGACCGGCTGATGTGGGACAAGGAGATCGAGACGCCCGTGGGCCTCATCGTGCACGGCGCTCGCGAAATCAGTAATTTCCTAAATGATGGCCAATACTTCTTCGTTGATCTCGCCCGCGAAGGTGTTGTTCTTTACGAATTCGACGATCGGCCGCTCGCAGAGGCGAAACAACTCAGCCCTGCCGATGCACTCAGGGTGGCAGAAGATCATTTTTTGCGGCACTTCCCGGATGCGCGAGATTTCGCTGATGTGGCAAAATATCTCGTTGCGAAAGGTAACCTGCACCTAGCGGCCTTCAATCTCCATCAGGCAGTGGAGAGCGCCTACAACTGCTACCTCCTGACACTGACAAACTATTCGCCTGCGTCGCACAATCTCCAATTCCTGCGTGGACTTTCCGAAGGTCGTGATCACCGTTTGATTGACATCTGGCCGCGCGATCGTCAGCGATTTACCACATGGTACAACATCCTGAATGAGGCCTACGTCAAGGCACGCTATTCGAAGCGTTTCGAGGTTTCCGAAGAGGCGCTCACCTGGCTTCAGGAGCGGACCGCGGAACTTCACAAGCTGGTTGAGACGCTCTGCCGCGAGCACATCGAAAAGCTCGAACAGGCCGCGAACGCCAGCGACTGAGCTTCACCCGTAGCACAAACTCGTTTGAGCTCAGGTCGCAGCCACCGCAGGGTGATGAACCACAGGGTACAACCTATTCTTTCAATCCTGTTCATCGTCTCGTTTTGGTCGGCATGGGTGGCCGTCATTTCCTCGAGCAAACAGGTTTCGGTCGCGGCTCGCTTGTCTACATCACCCAGGTTTCTTAACGCTGCTGGCGCTTGCCGCGATAAGCGTCCGCAGACGCGCTGTAGACTGGTAACCCAGTGGTGCCGACGCCACTCGTATAGTGAAGATGAACCGAAATGAAGTCCACGGGATGCGGCTTATGGACCTGCCTCGGTTCGAAACAAGACCTTTGGCGTCGATGACATAGGCCGTCATGATCCTTATGCGCCCAGGCGCGCTTTTTCGGGGAGGCGGATCGAAGTCGCTGATAAGATTAGCATTCCCGTAAGCAAGGCCAAATGAAAATTCGAGTCGCGCTAGATATGGTTGCGTCCCGATGAGTTTTGCAGCCAATCTGGCTTCATATTTGGTGGGGCAGATGTTGCGGTGAATGTTGGCTAGATTTGGCCAACTGAGCTTGTTGACCTAGAGGTATTCGATCTTCCCGGATTTGCGACGTATCGTTTTTGACCGCGAGGTTGGAGCAACGGCGTAATGACCTTGACAGAGCACCCTAGGAGTCTAGAGGGGGTCTCATGTTCATTTTGGGAGTGTAGACATGAAATCGCTGGCAGCCGTTTCGGCTTTTGTGGGCAAAACCTTTGCGGTCTGGGTCATCTTGTTTGCCGTGCTCGGCTTTTATTTTCCAGATACGTTCAAGCAGATTGGGCCGTGGATCGTCACGCTTTTGTCGATCATCATGTTCGGCATGGGGCTCACACTTTCGGTCGACGATTTTCGTGAAGTCGTAAAGCGCCCGGTCGATGTCACCATCGGGGTGCTCGGCCAGTTCCTCATCATGCCGCTGCTTGCGGTCCTGCTGACCCGGATCATTCCCATGCCGCCGGAAGTGGCAGCAGGCGTGATCCTAGTTGGCTGCTGCCCGGGAGGGACATCCTCCAATGTCATGACATATTTGTCGAAGGGCGACGTCGCCCTCTCCGTCGCCTGCACGTCAGTGACGACGCTTGCTGCTCCTCTGGTGACGCCCTTCCTCGTTTGGTTGTTTGCCAGCCAGTTCCTGCCGGTCGATGGTTGGGCAATGTTCCTGAGCATCGTCAAGGTCGTGCTGGTTCCCTTGGCCCTTGGTGCTGCCTTGCAGAAGCTTTTGCCAGGTGTCGTCAAGGCGGCCGTGCCGGCTTTGCCGCTCGTGAGCGTCATCGGTATCGTTTTGATCGTCTCGGCGGTTGTCGGCGCATCGAAGGGCGCGATCGTGCAGTCCGGCCTGATGATCTTTGCGGTCGTGGTTCTTCATAATGGGCTCGGTTATCTGCTCGGCTATTTCGCGGCAAAGGCGACCGGCCTCTCACTCACCAAGCGCAAGGCAATCGCCATCGAGGTGGGCATGCAGAACTCCGGTCTCGGTGCCGCTCTTGCGACAGCGTATTTCTCGCCTCTCGCAGCTGTGCCCAGCGCCATCTTCAGCGTCTGGCACAATATCTCCGGCGCGTTGCTGGCCAACTGGTTTTCGGGCCGCGTGGACACGACGGCGACGACGAAAGCCGGATAGGATCGCCGGACGAAGATTGGCCGACGGGATATGAAGCAGCCCGAAAGGGGTTCTTCGAAACATGACGCCTTAGATCCGTAACGTCTCGACCAAAATCGTCATCGACGCGGAAGCACTATTCGCGTCGATGGCCGAAGGCGACGATCAAGAACATGAAAGTGTGAAAGCCCCGACCGCTTTCATATCGATATAGGTTTCGGCGGCAAGGTCGCTTGTTATCGCACCACAAAGACTGCCGGTGGTGACGATCTGTCCGCGCTTCAGCGTTCCATTCCTATTGAGCTTGGAATTGGCGAAAGCGACGAGCGGGGCGAGCGGATCGATATTTGGGTGTTTCACCACCGCATCGAAACGAAGCTCTGTACCTTCGGTCACCGTCAGATGCGGCAGATCCCCGGTATTTTCGGCTAAGGTATTAATGATTGCCGCGTCGATTTCCGGCCCGAGAACAAACCCGCGATTGGCAAGGCGATCCGCCAGAAAGAGCGGGAAGGGGACCTGGTTCTTTTCCACCAACCGGTAGCCGAGCAGCTCGACGCCGAGGTGAACGGCGTCGATATGTGTCAATATATCGGCCCTGCTTAGCGGGGTTGCGGTTGCCGCGGGTATATCGGAGGCGAGGGTGAAACAGATTTCCACCTCGATGCCTTCAACGTCTCTTCCCGTAAAAGACGCGACGTTATCCTCATCGACGCCATAACAATCGACCATCGGCGCAGCGACCGCGTTCCCGTCCGGCCGGATCGCCAGCTTCCAGCCTCCCACTGTTTTACCGGAAACTTCAACGAAAGCTCGTTGAACGGCAATGGCTTCCTCAAGGCCGTCTGGAACGAGGCCATCCGCCTGGATTGTCGCCAGCGCAATTTTGCTGCTGTTCAAGCCTGCTTTCACAAGGCCCTGGGCCAGTTTTTCGATCGCCGTCATTCCAGTCATCATCCCTCATTCTGTCTATTGGCCGAATGCTGTCACGATTTGGCGCTGCTTGCCAAGGCCATCAATGCCAAGTTCGACGACATCTCCGGCTTTCAGGAAGACCGGCGGCCTCATTCCAAGGCCGACGCCCGGTGGTGTGCCGGTCGTGACTCCATTGGCCGCCGCGCTCGATCTGGAAGGCGCGCTCCGAAACGTCGTGACAGACGCAATAACCGGCGACGACGGAAAGCGCGTCCTTTTCGCTGACATTGTAGGCGGGCTCGCCGATTACGAAGGCGATTTCCACTTCCCAGTCGGTTTTTTCCGAATCCTTCAGCAGCACGATCGGATCATTCGGCCCGGAAATGCAGGAGGTGTGTTTGTTGAACAGCACCGGCTCCTCCGGGATCGGCGTGTTGGTTTCGAGTGCGTGGTCGCTGTAATTCAGGCCGACTGCCACGAAATTTCCGACTGCGCCGACACAGGCGCCGATCCTGACATCTGGTGACACGATGGGAAGTGATGAGAGGTCGATTTTGCCAAGGTCAGCCAGAGAACGGCGCGAAAGCGTCTGACCGGTGATGTCGGTGATAACGGAAGAGAGATCGCGGATATTTCCATCGGCATCGATTGCTGCCGGCCTTTCATGACCGGATGGGCCACAACGGAGAAGTTTCATGCTGTTTTCCTTATGCTGCCGATTGCTGAAGGGCGTTTTCGCCCAGCGAAAATTCGAGCCGGTAAAGCCCGCTTTCCACCGACCCCGTCAGCTCCTGTTTCGACAGTTTATGTGCCAACGCGTCGCTGGCATTCGTTACGGAAAGGGCGGAGCCGCCTTCGATGAGGATGATCCAGTTGGGCACGCCCACCTGCCGACCCTTTCGCTCTGCTGTCGCAAGGCTGCTTGCGCCATTGTCCGCAATGCACAGGTGCACGCCGCTGACGCCGTTCAGTTTGCCGATCTCGGTCAGCGCTTGTGATAGCGCATATCGCAACGCTGCCTTCCGCCCATCGGCGGCATCAAACCGGAAGGTGGCGATAAAGCCGCCGTCACCACATGCATGGGAGTATTCGGTGTTGCACACGCCGCGCGTCGTGTTGCGAAAGTCGGCGGTCGATTTTTTAGTCCAGGGCGTGGGGCTGTTCAGCCGCTCCAGGTAGGGCTGGCCAACCAGCACCTGTGCGTCCGCCGCTTCGTAGAGCGTGAAATATTCCGGCGTGCCCTGTTCGGCGACATAGCGGCGTCCGCGCAGGAAGCCGGGGATCGTCACGCGTTCCGGAATATGCTCGCGATTATGCCATTCGATGAAGTTTTCGCGGCCTTCCGGCAAGATGTCGTTCCAGATGGCGACGACGGCTTTTCCCAAAAGAGACATAGGTTACCTCAATATGTTGCACGACCGCCGGACAGGTCAAAAACCGCGCCGGTCGAAAAACTGCATTCGGAAGAAGAGAGCCAGGCCACCATACTGGCGACCTCGGCGGGTTCGAGAAATCGGCGCATCGGGATGCGCGAGAGAATATCGTCCAGCCGTTCCTTCGGCGCGTCGATGCTCATCGCCGTCAAGGAAGCGGCGGGTGTGATGGCGTTGACAAGGATGTCCGATGTCGCCAGTTCCTTGCCGAGGCTTTTCGTCAGCGCCACCAACCCCGCCTTGGCGGCGCTGTAGGCGGCGGCCTGATGCATGCCCTCTTTTGCCTGGATCGAAGCGACATTGACGATGCGGCCGGCGCGGCTCCTCTTCGCCGTCTCGATCATCAGCGGTACGAGGGCACGGCAGACAAGAAACGAACCGATGAGATTGACGTCGATGATCCGACGGAATTCCTCCACCGGAATTTTCCAAAGCGGCGCGACATTGCCGACAATGCCGGCATTGTTGACAAGAATATCGAGCCTGCCGAGTTGGGTGCGCAACTCGGCGGTAGCCACGTCGATGCTTTTAGGTTCGGTAATGTCGACACCGGATGACGGAAGGCCGGCAAACTGGTGTTGTTTTACGCAGGCTGGCAGGTCCCAATGGACGACCGTCGCTCCGCAGTCGCGAAGGCGCTGGCTGATGGCGGTGCCAAAGCCGCCCGCAGCGCCGGTAACAACCGCCACCTTGCCCTCTAAATCATAATATGTGGACATGTTTTAAACCATTGTTCCGCGTGCCAGCCCGGCGGCATCCGCCGGACTGGGAGCATCCGTGCTTATTTGGCGATCAGGCCGTTGGTGAAGAAGGCGTTTGCCGGCATATCGGTCTTGATGTCCTGATATTCCTTCATCAGGTCGAGTGTCTGCTGCCAGTCGGCAACAGCCATTTCTCCGAGCGGTGCGGAGGGGGCCGTGGGCGACGGCAGAAGCTTGAGCGAGATTTCAAGCTGCTCTTTGAGGAGTTTCGGATCGCCGGTAGGCTTTTCCTTGACCGCTGCCGCAACCGCCGCATCAGGATCGGCCTTGGCCGCTTCGATGGATTTCAGCGATGCCGCGACGAAACGTTTGACGAGGTCCCCATTGTTGTCGATGAGCTTCGTGTTGGTGACGATGGTCAGGCCCTGCGTGTTCACACCGAGTTCCGCAAAGGAAAACACCTTCTGTTGCAGGCCTTTGGAATTCAGAACCACCACCTGGTTTTCAAGCCCGCCGAGGATGCCTGCTGCGCGATCCTGCATGATGGCGATGATCTTGCCGGGGCCATCCACATTCAGAATGTTGACCTTGGAGGAGTCGACGCCGTTTTTCTTCCAGATGGCTGGCAAGAGGGCGAGAGATGCTTCGCCGGCACTGGCGGCGACCGTCTTTCCTTCCACGTCCTTTATGGAGTTCACGCCGGAATCCGCCCGGAACGTCATCGCATAAGGCGAGGTATTGAGCAGGCCAAGCACGGATTTGACAGGCGCGCCTTTCGAAGCGCCGGCAATCACGCTGCCGCCATCGGCAATGCCGAACATATCGCCGCCGGTTGCGACGGATTGCACGGTGCGTGCCGAACCCTGACCTTCGCCGATTTGCAGATCAATGCCGGCATCCTTGTAGAAGCCTTTTTCCGCGCCGTAATAAAAGATGGTGTGGACGCCACTCAAAAGGAAATTGAGGCGGAGCGTCACCTTGTCTTCGGCTGCGGCCGATTGCACACCCGCCAGGCCGACGGTAAGGGCAAGCACGCCGCCCGCCAGTGTTTTCTTCATTGTATTAAACATTTTATCCTCCCTTTTTAATTAAAGTCCTGGTTCAGGTCGTGCTCTTGCCCACGGTGAAATCATCTCGGCGCTGGGAAACATGCCAGGGGATGGCAAAGCGCTCGATCAATTCCACAATCCCGTAGAGAAGCAGGCCAAGCAGGCTCAGCACGATGATGACGGCGAAGGTCATGCTGGTGTTCATGTTGCCGTTGTAATTTAGAAGCAGATATCCGAGCCCGTTATCGGAGGCGACGAACTCCGCCACCACGGCTGCAGTGGCCGAAAGTGCGGCAGCGACCTTAAATCCCGCAAAAAGGGAGGGCAGGGCGCCCGGCAGTTCCACTTTCCAGAAAATCGTCAGGCGTCCGGCCCGATAGCTTTTGGCGAGATCGTAGACCTCCGGCTCGATGGATTTGAAGGCCACGATGGAGTTGACGACGATCGGGAAAAAGGAAAGCAGGAAGACCAGCAGGATTTTGGACGGC from Agrobacterium tumefaciens carries:
- a CDS encoding SDR family NAD(P)-dependent oxidoreductase — protein: MSTYYDLEGKVAVVTGAAGGFGTAISQRLRDCGATVVHWDLPACVKQHQFAGLPSSGVDITEPKSIDVATAELRTQLGRLDILVNNAGIVGNVAPLWKIPVEEFRRIIDVNLIGSFLVCRALVPLMIETAKRSRAGRIVNVASIQAKEGMHQAAAYSAAKAGLVALTKSLGKELATSDILVNAITPAASLTAMSIDAPKERLDDILSRIPMRRFLEPAEVASMVAWLSSSECSFSTGAVFDLSGGRATY
- a CDS encoding ABC transporter permease, with the translated sequence MFSKVMGAVKGQVHTMASLVGAGVVWEIAVRALKVPEYILPAPSRVFADLFNNIPIVFTASLYTLQPMVLGFLVAVAMGTLLALLVVYSRAFEAIFYPLLVILQIIPKIAIAPLFIIWVGFGLPSKILLVFLLSFFPIVVNSIVAFKSIEPEVYDLAKSYRAGRLTIFWKVELPGALPSLFAGFKVAAALSATAAVVAEFVASDNGLGYLLLNYNGNMNTSMTFAVIIVLSLLGLLLYGIVELIERFAIPWHVSQRRDDFTVGKSTT
- a CDS encoding nucleotidyltransferase and HEPN domain-containing protein, with amino-acid sequence MKTSLEHLPERKQRELARVVGIIQEEFADLVERSKSDAKKDGRIFKIILFGSYARGTWVDEPHTSKGYRSDFDILVIVSNKELADPKYWDKTTDRLMWDKEIETPVGLIVHGAREISNFLNDGQYFFVDLAREGVVLYEFDDRPLAEAKQLSPADALRVAEDHFLRHFPDARDFADVAKYLVAKGNLHLAAFNLHQAVESAYNCYLLTLTNYSPASHNLQFLRGLSEGRDHRLIDIWPRDRQRFTTWYNILNEAYVKARYSKRFEVSEEALTWLQERTAELHKLVETLCREHIEKLEQAANASD
- a CDS encoding ABC transporter substrate-binding protein produces the protein MFNTMKKTLAGGVLALTVGLAGVQSAAAEDKVTLRLNFLLSGVHTIFYYGAEKGFYKDAGIDLQIGEGQGSARTVQSVATGGDMFGIADGGSVIAGASKGAPVKSVLGLLNTSPYAMTFRADSGVNSIKDVEGKTVAASAGEASLALLPAIWKKNGVDSSKVNILNVDGPGKIIAIMQDRAAGILGGLENQVVVLNSKGLQQKVFSFAELGVNTQGLTIVTNTKLIDNNGDLVKRFVAASLKSIEAAKADPDAAVAAAVKEKPTGDPKLLKEQLEISLKLLPSPTAPSAPLGEMAVADWQQTLDLMKEYQDIKTDMPANAFFTNGLIAK
- a CDS encoding bile acid:sodium symporter family protein, giving the protein MKSLAAVSAFVGKTFAVWVILFAVLGFYFPDTFKQIGPWIVTLLSIIMFGMGLTLSVDDFREVVKRPVDVTIGVLGQFLIMPLLAVLLTRIIPMPPEVAAGVILVGCCPGGTSSNVMTYLSKGDVALSVACTSVTTLAAPLVTPFLVWLFASQFLPVDGWAMFLSIVKVVLVPLALGAALQKLLPGVVKAAVPALPLVSVIGIVLIVSAVVGASKGAIVQSGLMIFAVVVLHNGLGYLLGYFAAKATGLSLTKRKAIAIEVGMQNSGLGAALATAYFSPLAAVPSAIFSVWHNISGALLANWFSGRVDTTATTKAG
- a CDS encoding DUF4286 family protein codes for the protein MSLLGKAVVAIWNDILPEGRENFIEWHNREHIPERVTIPGFLRGRRYVAEQGTPEYFTLYEAADAQVLVGQPYLERLNSPTPWTKKSTADFRNTTRGVCNTEYSHACGDGGFIATFRFDAADGRKAALRYALSQALTEIGKLNGVSGVHLCIADNGASSLATAERKGRQVGVPNWIILIEGGSALSVTNASDALAHKLSKQELTGSVESGLYRLEFSLGENALQQSAA